The genomic DNA TAgtaaatatagttatatatcTCCTAAACTGAGCATCAACAAGGAGTGTTGAAAGAATGACACCTTAAGAGACTTGCAACAAGTGGAAGTCTAAAGTACATCATTTGAGGACTTTCGGCTGCATAACACATGTGAAGAATCTCGGTCCATGCATTCACAATCTCGTGGATCGCTCGATGTCGAGAGTACTAGTAGGATAAGAAAAGGGAGCGAAATCCTATCGGGTGTATGATCCAGTAGGGAAGCAGTTATACGTGACTAGAGATGTTGTTTTTAAGGAACATTATGTTTGGAATTGGGAGATAGTTGATGGCTCATAGATGGAAACAACACTAGTTATATTCTTTATGATCTATCCCACAAAGACTAGTGTTTCGACGCCTGTATCTAGTGCACAAGAACTAGCGCCACAAAGTCGTGTGCCTAGTCCGAGGAAAAAACAGTCGGCCACACCGCCAACACATGATGACGCTCGCATCACTAACTTAGAATCTCAACGTTACCAACGGGTTGAAGACATCTACAATTCTACTAATGAGGTCATTAATGTCAAAGTAAATGGACTTTGTTTTTTGGCAGTGGAGGAGCCTAAAAGCGTGGACGAGGCACTTGCCAATGTGCCTTAGAAGGATGTCATGGAGGAAGAGATGAAGTCGATTCTTGAGAACAAGACGTGGGAGCTTGTGTCACTTCCAACTAGTCATTGAGCCATTGGGCTTAAATGGGTGTTCAAAGTTAAAAAGGACCCCGACGACAACATCGTGAAGCACGATGTGAGACTCGTTGTAAAAGGATATGCGCAGTGCCAAagggtggatttcgaggaaatttTTGCTCCAGTAGAAAGAATGGAAACAGTACATCTGTTACTCACACTCTCTGCATAAAACAAGTGGCAAGTACACCACATGGACATAAAGTTAGCATTCTTGAATGGTGATCTCGTAGAGGAGGTCTATGTAGAACAACCACAAGGGTTCATCAATTCCAAGAACGAACGTAAAGTTCTTAAACTACATAAGGCATCATACGGGCTTCGACAAGAACCACAAGCATGGTACTTAAAATTGGACGCTTCCCTTACTTCACTTAGTTTCACAAGAAACCCGCTCGAGCATGTCATTTATAGAAGAGGCGATGCTCAATCTTTCTTGTTGGTGGGTGTCTATGTGGATGACTTGAATATTATAGGCACAAGTGTACAAGACATCATCAAGTTTAAAATACAGATCTAGGAAATGTTTAAAATGAGCGACCTCGGTCTTATAAGTTTCTATTTGGGGATCGAAGTACATCAAAACGACGGTGAAATTACATTATGTCAAAAGGCATATGCTATGAAGACTTTGGAGAAAGCTGACATGTGTGACTGTAACTCGTGTCATATTCCAATGGAGCATCGGCTCTGTCTCAGAGAGAATGATGGGAGTACAGTTGTGAATGCAACAAGGTATCAAAGAGTAACCGATAGTCTTCACAACCTAGTATACACGCGACCTGATATTGCTCACGTTGTGGACATAGTTAGTCGATACATAGAGGCGTCAAGTTCTCAACATTGGGTTGTGATCAAGTAGATACTTCGTTACGTACGAGGTACGCTGGGTTATGGGTGTTATTATAAGTCAGGAGGAGGTGAAGCTACATTAATAGGCTACATTGATAGTGATCTCAATGGCGATGTTGATGACCACAAAAACACCTCTGGGATATTTTTCTTTATCAGAAGCAACATTTTGACTTGTACTTCGCATTAGCATAAGATTGTTGCTTTATCTTCATGCGAGGCCGAGTACATCGCAACGGCGATAGAGGCATGTCAAGGTGTCTGACTTAGTCGTCTTATCGGCGAGCTAGTTGGGTGTAAAGAGTTGAAATTCAAACTATTTATTGATAACAAGTCAGTCATTGCTCTCTACAAGAATTCAGTTCATCATGAGAGGAGTAAACACATTGACACGAAGTTTCATTACATCCAAGAGTGCATTGAAAAAAGCAAGATGAACATTGACCACGTTGGCATTGATGACCAACTAGCTGATATCCTAACAAAGACATTAGAGATAAACAAGTTCATCGAGATGCGTTTGAAGTTCTGTGTCAAGCAAGTTGAAGAAGTATAACGAGATTAAGAGGTTGATTTGTTGGATAATCTCGTTAAGCTCAATAAATAATGTCATAAATAATATGAACCCAAAATTTTTATCGTAGAAAATATGCTAAAACATATTTTGAGAATATGCTAAGAACATTCtcttatttaactttatttaattagattagattttattccgttatttatttatttttcaattcaatGGGACTATAATTAGGCTATGCTTTAATCTTAATAATACACAATCAaaaatttttctattttttaaaataaatttgatcaacaaAGTTTTGTCTATTAATATTCACCACTGATGATTGAAGAGTTTCGACTTGAATTATTATGTTggaaaataattaacaaattgatCTACTTAGTGGCTTTTTTACACATGTCAGTAATTTGCTGTCTTAAAAGATTAACTATATATCTACTTAAAAGGTTTTTACACATGTCTAAAAGATAGTAATTGTGCTGTCTTAAAAGATTTAACTATTCATGAATTGAATACGTACTAATTAGCTTTTTGGTCTAAGAAAACAAAAGTTAAATAAGAATTATTCTAGCCAGACGAGAGTAGTAGATAAGAGAAGTCTTTCACATTCACAGTGGGTAGTTGGAAATGAAATGCCGATGGAGACAAAAGGTTCCCTTACTGCAGCACCCCCTCCCTCATCTCTTTATATTATCTAGGcacaaatttgaaatttgtgtgtgtgtgtgtgtgagagagagaaagagagagaaaggtgaaaAAAAAGTGTCAATAATGCAACATAGGAGAGCAGACAGAGGGCTGCTTTTTGGGTACTTGGGGAATAAAACTGTGTCTCTCTAAGAGGATTGGCGTGAAGGGTTCCCACCTTcatttaaattacttaattaatacaCATTTATTCACAtacaacatattttaattaacaacaTATGTACTGATACGgtaagaattttaaaaagtaaaagaaaatccACTTGgcttgtgttttttttaaagcataaaaacaaaataaatcattataaatCATGCATGACTTGCAAAGAAAGGATTTTGGCAGTTTTTCTGTTCATATCGTATGTTCTTATGAGAACCCTTTTGTTTCTTaatattgttgttgtttttattatcttttgaagtgattattatattttaaaataaaattattaatattatttgctACAAAAGAAAGTGTCAAccaaaacaatattattcaaaaCGATTCGACATTAATTTGTAAATGCAAATCattaatctcatcaaaataAGCCATCCATCTTGTCCAATTAATACATGATCtttaattaatacattaaacCTCCACTCTAGCAAATCATTATTAATCAccacatattttaaatatccaTATCTACTCTCTCTCAGCTTTCTACTTTAGTACTTCATTTGAAATTCTGCTGGGGCCTTGTCTGTCGATTCAAAGGGATTGATGTGGGAAAAAAAAGTGGGTTTCTGAATTCTAAGGACCCACTTGAagttttttcttaaatgaaaTCCTTTTATTATGCATGAGAATAAACACATTGATCAGGAAATAAAGGTGAGTGTGGTAGCATTTTGCCTGCCCATTCTAAGAGCCAATTTGATGGAAGactgtttatttttttcttttaaataatcttttaattgttattaaactatttttgaGATGCATTGTGATTACCATGGACTAAATAGGCTGATGCATAAAGCCACTATCGGATTTAAATCTTTtccctttttcttctttttatgaGGACTGATCGAGGAGAGGAGcttcatatatatatgtatatataattatttctctttaaagTATGCATATGCACTTCATCATGAGATCTTTACTTCGAGACAACTAATTAAGTAGTTAACTATCAGCTGACTgctattttgattcaaataatccTATATGAGACTGGAATACTATGACAACGAGAAATAAACATTCTGAATTGTCTTGACTGCTTAGTTTAagattttacttttaataataacacattttaatatttgtttttcttcaaatcttTTCATCGATCACCTCTATGTTTGAAACCAATTTCTTCAATACACAAGTACAGAAATCCGAAACAAACAAACCCTGTTGAAACTagtttaataatgatatatcaTCACTAAAAATAACACAATAACTAACTGGCATCAATAAGAAGTGATTGATCAAACAGTTTGAATGATAGAGAGCTAGCACACTAATCATCTATCCATAAAGAGTTAAAGTCATAATCATCTCCTCATAAATAGTTAAGTCATCAACCGTACTACATGCTATCATGGCTATGCATACGTATTTACACCTACATCGGAGAGATAAAAAGAAAAGTGGGAGGAGAGAGGAATCAATGTCCTAGTAGAAGCTGGAAAAAGCAAATGGAATTAAACCAATAAAAGcataaatttttgataaataaaaaagctAGTAAATTGAAAGAGAGAATGAAAAAAGCATTCAGTTTGTGGTTTCGGTGCGGTCAGTTCCCTTCTATATAGCCCCTCCAATACTATCTCTAAGCCCACAGAAGTTCAGACAACCATAACCAAACCCTATTTTAGCTTGGTAGGAGAGAGAAAGTGAGATAATAGCCAATAAGTTGTTGGGGGGTTGGGTTATAGATCAAAGAGAAAGAGAGGGGATAAGAAAGAAGCATATagttagaagaaaaaaaaggaggTCTTGGGGGGTGGGGGGGAATTGGTTAGACAAGTTATGCGCGTAGGAGCTTGCACGTTGCAGCAGACACTCACAACAGAGGCTGCTTCAGTATTGAAGCAGTCTCTGGGCCTCGCAAGGAGAAGGGGACACGCTCAAGTCACCCCTCTCCATGTGGCCGCCACTCTTCTCtcttcgagatcaagtctcttGAGAAGAGCTTGCCTCAACTCAACTTCTAATTACTCTCCCCCAACTCCTccttatcatcatcatcatcaataccATCCTCTTCAATGTCGAGCTCTCGAGCTTTGCTTCAACGTAGCCCTAAACCGACTTCCAACCGCACCGGGCCCTCTCCTCCACGGTCAACCGTCTCTCTCAAACGCTCTCATAGCCGCCCTCAAACGGGCACAGGCGCATCAGAGACGCGGCTCCATCGAACAAAACCAACATCAACTTCATCATCAGCAACAACTACCAAACCAGCAACAGCAACAGCAACAGCAACAACCGCTTTTAGCGATTAAGGTTGAACTCGAACAACTTGTTTTATCAATCTTGGATGACCCGAGTGTCAGTCGGGTTATGCGAGAGGCTGGTTTCTCGAGTACGGCAGTTAAGAACAGTTTGGAAGATACTTCTATCTTCCACTGCTATGGCACTACAACTCCGGGTGGAGTCTTTTCTTCCCCGTGCTCACCAACTCGAACCGATTCTTATCCGGGGAACTTTTGGCAGACCCAATTCGTGTTTCCACTTCAAAAGAAAACCCTTATCGCGGATAATAACTCCGAAGATTTGAAGTTGGTTTTGGAGGTTCTCTTGAgaaagaagaggaagaacacGGTCATCGTTGGAGACTCGGCACTGTTGATCGAAAGTCTTGTCGAACAACTAACTGAAAGAGTTGAGAGAGGAGATGTGCCTGAAGGGCTGAAACAAACACACTTGATCAAATTCCAATTCTCATCAGTTCCATTGATGTTCATGAAAAAGGAGGAAGTGGAACAAAACTTGGTAGACTTGAAAAGGAAGGTGGATTCTCTCCTTGAGTCAGAATCTGGTGTGATTGTCTACACTGGGGATCTGAAGTGGACAGTTGTAGACACGTCGTCAGAATCAGTTGGTCATGATCAATATTACAAACCAGTTGATCATTTGGTTGAAGAAATTGGGAGGATGGTTTATGAATATAGCAACTTAGGAAGAAGGGTTTGGTTAGTGGCTACAGCAAATTACAAGACGTACTTGAAGTGCCAGATGAGACAGCCTTCTCTTGAGCTTCAATGGACTCTTCAAGCTGTATCTGTTCCTTCTGGTGGTCTTGGATTATCTCTTCATGCTAACAGGTGAGAACCCCTATAGTTAATTAATGCACTAATATTCTCCATATCAAACATGTCTTTACTGACGTCATTACTTTTGAAAGTAATTAAACCACTTCATATAATTGATCATTTATGTGGACACACTTTAACCTAATTCTTTTGGTTTAGTTGTTTTTGGTTTACCATACCATTGACATATATGAATATTGTTCAAAGAAAATATtcgtataatttatatatagttcaaatataattttggtTAGAAATTTTGGTCCAtttctttcaattttcttttatgtttttgaaactTTATTTTCCTGACTAAAAGagttttgtttgatgtagtttatttgaatttaattatttaaactagaaactaattaatatactaacattaaaatcaataatgTGAAGGGTAAATTGGTAAAACCGGACcccaaataaatagtttatttgaaaaagaagacCAGACAAGATTATTTGACTATAATCTGTGTATCTTTTTACACATTCACACATGGCCtaactttataataataataatattgattttgtacttatatttgtttataaaaagtATTACTAGCTAGATTTACCAATATATGCTAGCTAGCTAATTAAGTttgtaacaattatttttagtgtaaaaagaaaattaagaatcTTTTATAAAGATTAGGAGAGGTCTAGGTCTATTGGAGTGGGTGTAGGCTTTTATGGAGCCAAAGTACCTATAAGTGTAGAACCATTTCTAGTTAGATGATGTGCTTTCCTTGTTTGACGCTGAGCAACTCTCATGGCCTTCTTGAAGAAGGAGAAGAGGACCAATATGCCATGCCATGCCATGCCATGCCTACTGTCAAAAAGCAAAGCAAAGCTTTGTTCAGACAGATTTTGAATCCtctccctccctccctccctccctccTCCTGTTCTCTTTCCTGCTTTTGTCTGCttatattctatttatatacCCATCTGAGACATTTGCAGTCCCATTTCCCCCCACATACTTTAACCATTCTAGGAAATTTCTAAAAAGGTAATCTAATTCACGACAAAATTATTATcatgattttgaaatttaaaaaagtttattacATAAAAACAAATGAGAAAGTAGGAAAGGAAAATACTAGACATAAGAAGAGATATCCTAGACTTGTtccaaaacaacaaaaaaaggTATATATTTTGCAATCTGAAAAAGCCAAATTGGATAATTTATTAACCTTCTTCTATCACTTTACAGAAATCAACTTGAGAACTATCCTCACTAAGCTATATTAGCCATTGTTCTTCATTCCCCTCCGATTTAATTTGCACTATTAATCATATCATATTAATTTGCAGTTTGTCACAAAACCCATGTGAGATGTTTGAAGCCAAGCCATTGATGAGAAAAGAGGAAGAAGACAAGATGAATTCCTGTGTGGAATGCACATCTTGTTATGAAAGAGAAGCTGCTGCATTTCTCAAATCTGGACAGCTGAAGTCTCCCCCCTCCATCTTCTCCAGCACCAGCTCAAACGACATGAAAAATGATTCTACTCAATTGCCATGCTGGCTAAAATCGCTCCAACCCGATTCACAACATAAGGTACAAatgagactatatatatatattgttattgttataaatataaatcaattattaattttacttttatgttACTTTTCGTTGTTTGAAGGATGTACTGGCGGAATTGAGGCGGAAATGGAATAGATTTTGTGACAGTTTCCATCCAGGAAGGAATTCCCAGAATTATATAACAGGGAAATGCAATTCCAACTCATTGACATATAACCCATGTTGGCCTGATCAGAAAAAAGTTCACCAGGATTCGAATTCTATAAGTTTCGCTCATTCACCACCATCGAGGCTAAATCAAACCGCGGCTTCATTTCCCCGGTTCAGACGCCAGCAGTCGTGTCACATTGAGTTTAATTTCAGCAATTCGGATGCACGCACATTGGATTTTCTCAAGGATACTACTAAGGATGCTAATATCACACTTGCCCTTGGGAATCACTGCTCCTTAGAGACAGAGATGATCAAGAAACTGCAAGAAAACGTGCCATGGCAAAAGGAAACTGTTTCTTCTATAGTTAAAGTCCTGAACAAAACCAATTTGGCGAATATGGATGCTTGGTTCTTGATTGAGGGAAACGATTCGGTTGGAAAGAGGAGACTGGCAATGGCGATTTCAGAATCGGTTTTGGGATCACCTGAGTTGCTTCTGGAAATGAACATGAGAGACAGAGATAAGAGGAACAATTGGTATGAAACACTTAATGGGGCGTTGAGGAATCAACCAAAGATAGTGGCTTTAGTCGAAAATGTGGAATTTGCAGATGCTCATTTCCAGAAGTTTCTTGCTGATTGCTACGAAACAGGGGAATTTGGTGAACTGAATAGGGGTCAAGTAATTTTCATCCTTACAAAAGAAGATCAATCAAGCTCTAAAGACGATTACGAGAAAAACAGGGATTCTGTAATTCAGATGCGTTTTGAATTCAACGACAAGGGTCCCAACTTGGGGACACCAAACTCGAATAGCAAGAGGAAATTTGAATGGGAGAATGATCAGAACGAGGCCAAAAGTCCTAGAATGATCATCAAGAAGGGACTCAACTCCAATATACTTGATCTTAACATGAGAGCgaaagaggaagaagatgatgaaagtgAGGAATTCAGCAGCCCGAATTCGAGTAACTTGACCCAAGAGGCAACAAATGATCCTCAAGGGTTCTCTGTCCCTGTCAAGAATAGGTTTGTGTTTGACCGTAATCCTTCTGAAGAATTACTTGCTTTGGAGATGTACATTTCAATGATGAGAGGATCATTTGAGGAGGTCCAAAGGGACCAAGGGCGGAGTTGTCTTTTCAGTGTAGAAGAGAGGCTAGTAGAGGAAATTGTGTTTGGTTCAGGGACATTTACCAACAGTCTGTTTGAAAAATGGCTGATAGAGGTATTTAAAACAAGTTtggaaaaaatcaaaattgggGGGAAAGAGGGGATAGGTGTTAGGCTCTGTTTGGATGGGGGTAAAGGAGGGGGGGATTGTGGGGGTGGGGGTCGGAATAATGGGTTTTTGGGTTCAAATCTGCCCAAGAAAATACAAGTTTCCTTCTTAGGTTGAGGTGGGGGGATTCACTTGTAAATGGGAAATGACTATTGTTTAGTTGCTAATGTTCTTTTATTAGAATGCTATCTTTTTCTTCTTATACTTTATGTCctgcttattattattaatttagtttttctaATTATCAGAATTTTCTATTAGAAATGTGTTAAACCtcatctttttaaaaaaatattaaattgaattttaaaatttttaatctcacaaacaaattttgaagagccaatattcaatttaattctatgaaaattcaaaacaatttcattattaaaaaaaatcttcaattaAGTTTATGAATTACATAAGTAactattcaaaaataataaagttgaagtttaaccaaaaaaaaattattaacaatatatccaataaataaaaggaaaaaaaaaatgtaaacgATCTCAAATGTTGTATGTTATGTCTATTAATGCTTaagatgttgaaaataaaattaattaattgaaaattagacgttattatcttttatttaataggtgtattaattagaataaaagtTCTAGTTAGAATTAGacgttattatcttttatttaattggggtttaattagaattaattctaaccgtttaagagtttttttctaatataattagagtAGTTTTATTTGCAAAAAGAAGATGAActgaaataaaatatctttccctttttttaatcttatcttGAGTTTATGAGTGAATACGTCGATTTTCCACTAACGTTTCCAAcaaagtggtattagagcaagaATGTCTTTGATGTTCTAGTATCCGCGTCTTACGAAAGACAACTATGATAGTTGGTCTATCCGAGTAAAGACGTTACTCAATTCTCAAGGTGCGTGGGAAATCGTAAATAGTGGGATTGTAAAAACTGATGAGGATGCGACGTTGGCCCAGATTCAAGCGTTCTAGAAGAACAAAAAGAAGGATCAACACGCCCTTTCTATAATCCACCAGTGTCTGATGATGTTGCTTTTGAGAAAGTAGCAAATGCCTCGACGTCCAAGGAGGCATgggaaattctagaaaattcCCACAAAGGAGTTGTCAAGGTAAAAAAGGTGCGACTTTAGATTTTTTGTGGAGAGTTTGAAGCTCTTCATCAGAAAGCATCGGAGTCTATTTCAGACTATTTCACGCGGATCTTATCTATCGTCAACCAGATGAAGCGAAATGGTGAAAGCATAAAAGACATTCGAGTAATCGAGAAAATTTAACGTTCTCTACATCAAATATTTGATCATGTAGTGGTTGCAATCGAAGAGAATAGATATTTGGAGAAACTCTCAATTGATGAATTAAATGGATCGTTACGGGTGCACGAGAAACGGATGAACAAACATAGGAAGGAGCCTTTTGAGCAAGTGCTTTTAATCAATCATTCGTTTGGAAAAAAAGGGAGCGTAATTCATCGAGGCCACGGTCGAGGTCGAGGTTATTCTCGTGCTGGCGATCGAGAACGTGGAAGAAATTCAGATATCGAGAGAGCGAATAGTGAAAAACTTTGAGGAAATCCAATAGgtagaggaagagaaagaggacgCGAACGAGGACAAAGAAGTGACGGATACAAGAAAGGATACGAAAAGGCACGCGTTGAGTGCTACAATTGTCACAAATTGGGTCATTATGCTCGTGTTTACTGGTATGCCGAGGATGCGAAAGTAAAAGTCAATCtcacaaaagaaaaagaaatagagGAGTCAACGTTGTTATTAGCGCTAAATCAAGAAATTATTGGAGGAGAAAGTCAATGGTAACTTGACAACGGTGCGAGTAACCACATGTGTGGCGACAAGTTGAAATTCGTTGAGATTGAGAAAAAGGCAACCAGAAATATCACGTTGAGAGATGCTTCAAAAGTCCAGATTGAAGGCAAATGTACTATTTTGATTCGGTTGAAGGATGGtacacataaaatttatttccaaTGTGTATTATATACGTCCCTAAATTAAAAAgcaatattttgagtttgggaAAACTCATAGAAAAAGGTTACCAAATTTTAATGAAGGATCATAATCTTTGGCTACGAGACGGAAGCGTTAACTTAATAACGAATGATGAGACTATCCAAGAACTATATGAGAATACGTAAGTAATGAATGATGTTTCTATGTTTTGTCTTTTAGCCGAAACAATGCATTTGAGTTTTGAAGAGGCTAGTAAAGAGAAGAAATGGAGACAAGCTATGGAAGAGGAAATTCGAGCCATTGAAAGAAAGAATATATAGAAACTCACCTCACTTTCAGCGGGTCAGAAGTCCATTGGTGGCAAGTGGATattcaaagagaaaaataatgcaAAAGCTGTTGTCGAAAAATATAAAGCGAGATTAGTCGTCAAAGGGTATGCACAATGACATAGAGTCTATGATGAAGTATTTTCTCCAGTTGCTTGTCTAGAAACAATCAGATTTTTTGTTTCACTGGTGgcctaaaaaaattggaaaatattcCAATTGGACGTGAAGTCAGCATTTTTAACAGTTCCCTTGAGGAGGATGTTTTTGTGGAGCAATCAAAAGGCTATGTGATGAAAGGACAAGAAGGAAAGGTATTAAAGTTGAAGAGGGCTTTGTACAGTCTCAAACAAGCACCTCGAGCATGGTATAGTCGAATTGATGCTTATTTTCGTGAGAAATGATTTGAAAGATGTCCACATGAATATGCAATTTATGTGAAAATGGATAAAAATGGAGATTGTTTATTCGTTTGCCTCTACGTGGATGATCTTATTTTCCTTGGAAATAATCCGAGTTTCTTTGAAGATTTCAAGAATGATATGGCCCGAGAATTTGAGATGACAGATATTTgcttaatgtcattttatctcGGATTAGAAGTGCTTCAATCGAATGATGGAATTTTTATTGGGCAACAAACATATGTGAAGGAAGTTCTGGAAAAATTCAATATGTTGAATAGGAAACTAGTGGCTACCCCTATAGAGGTTGGAGCTAAATTGAGCAAGAACGAAACAGGAGGAAATGTGGATCCAACACTGTTCAAAAGTCTCGTTGATGTTTAAGGTATTTGACATGTACTCGGTCATATATTCTTTTTAGTGTTGGAATTATTAGTCGATACATGGAGGTGCCCACGACGGAACACATGAAGACGGAAAAGAGGATCTTTAGATATTTGAAAGGTACGATTGATTTTGGACGACTTTATTCACTGTCtaaggaatttcaatttgatgGATATTCTGATAGTGATTTTGCCGGAGAAATAGAAGATCGGAAGGGCACAACtgaatttgtgttttttatggGGTCTAATATAATCTCATAGAGTTCGAAGAAACAAGCGATAATTTCGTTATCATCTTGTGAAGCTGAATATGTCGCGATTACAACATGCGCTTGTAACGCAATCTGGCTAAGAAGAATGTTGAAGGAGATAGGTTTGTCAGAGAATGAAGCGACCACAATTTTTTCGACAACAAGTCTTATCAAGCTCTAGCAAGGAATCCTGTTTTTCATGTTCGAAGTAAACAAATCGATACGCGATATCACTTCATCTGAGAGAGTATTACTAAAAAAGAGATCAGACTTGAATATGTGAAATTTGTTGATCAAATATCAGTTATTTTTACGAAGTCTCTTGGAGTGAAAA from Impatiens glandulifera chromosome 9, dImpGla2.1, whole genome shotgun sequence includes the following:
- the LOC124915739 gene encoding protein SMAX1-LIKE 4-like: MRVGACTLQQTLTTEAASVLKQSLGLARRRGHAQVTPLHVAATLLSSRSSLLRRACLNSTSNYSPPTPPYHHHHQYHPLQCRALELCFNVALNRLPTAPGPLLHGQPSLSNALIAALKRAQAHQRRGSIEQNQHQLHHQQQLPNQQQQQQQQQPLLAIKVELEQLVLSILDDPSVSRVMREAGFSSTAVKNSLEDTSIFHCYGTTTPGGVFSSPCSPTRTDSYPGNFWQTQFVFPLQKKTLIADNNSEDLKLVLEVLLRKKRKNTVIVGDSALLIESLVEQLTERVERGDVPEGLKQTHLIKFQFSSVPLMFMKKEEVEQNLVDLKRKVDSLLESESGVIVYTGDLKWTVVDTSSESVGHDQYYKPVDHLVEEIGRMVYEYSNLGRRVWLVATANYKTYLKCQMRQPSLELQWTLQAVSVPSGGLGLSLHANSLSQNPCEMFEAKPLMRKEEEDKMNSCVECTSCYEREAAAFLKSGQLKSPPSIFSSTSSNDMKNDSTQLPCWLKSLQPDSQHKDVLAELRRKWNRFCDSFHPGRNSQNYITGKCNSNSLTYNPCWPDQKKVHQDSNSISFAHSPPSRLNQTAASFPRFRRQQSCHIEFNFSNSDARTLDFLKDTTKDANITLALGNHCSLETEMIKKLQENVPWQKETVSSIVKVLNKTNLANMDAWFLIEGNDSVGKRRLAMAISESVLGSPELLLEMNMRDRDKRNNWYETLNGALRNQPKIVALVENVEFADAHFQKFLADCYETGEFGELNRGQVIFILTKEDQSSSKDDYEKNRDSVIQMRFEFNDKGPNLGTPNSNSKRKFEWENDQNEAKSPRMIIKKGLNSNILDLNMRAKEEEDDESEEFSSPNSSNLTQEATNDPQGFSVPVKNRFVFDRNPSEELLALEMYISMMRGSFEEVQRDQGRSCLFSVEERLVEEIVFGSGTFTNSLFEKWLIEVFKTSLEKIKIGGKEGIGVRLCLDGGKGGGDCGGGGRNNGFLGSNLPKKIQYPRLTKDNYDSWSIRVKTLLNSQDSSVLEEQKEGSTRPFYNPPVSDDVAFEKVANASTSKEAWEILENSHKGVVKVEEEKEDANEDKEVTDTRKDTKRHALSATIVTNWVIMLVFTAETMHLSFEEASKEKKWRQAMEEEIRAIERKNI